The DNA region GCCTTGACCGTCAAATTTCCCCCCTTGCCAGAGCCAAAGGTACCTGTTGATACCAGTGCCCCATCGGATACTCGTAAGCGAGCAGTTTCAATGGTCAAGTTGCCCCCCGATCCTGTGGCTCCGGGTTCGGCTGAAGCAGCCAAGACGCTGGGAATCTGACCATCAGTTGAAGTGCCAATTAGTTCCACCATATCGCTGGCCTGGACGGTCAAATTTCCCGCCTTGCCAGAGCCATAGGTAGTTGTTACTACCTGTGCCCCATCGGATACTCGTAAGCGAGCGGTTTCAATGGTCAAATTGCCCACCTCTCCGGTGGCTCCGGGTGCGGCTGAAGCACGCAAGGCGCTGACATACTGACCATCGGCTCTAGTGCCAATCACTTCCACCGTATCGCTGGCCTGGACGGTCAAATTTCCCCCCTTGCCAGGGCCAAAGGTACTTGTGGATACCTGTGCCCCATCGGATACTCGTAAGCGAGCAGTTTCAATGGTCAAGTTGCCCCCCTCTCCGGTGGCTCCGGGTTGGACTGAAGCACGCAAGCTGCTGGAAAACTGACCATCAGTTGAGATGCCAATCACTTCCACCACCTCCGATGCGCGGACGCTCAGAGTTCCCCCCTGTTCTGAACCTTCGGTGAGAGCCAAAATGGCTGAGCCATCACTCAGCGTTACCCGCCGTCCTGCTACAAAAACATCCCCTCCCCCTGCACCACTGGCATCAACCGATGCCGCCCTTGAAAGACTAATATCCTGAAAATTGTTAATGCCAGGGTAGCTCAATGCCATACCTTGATTCGTGGGGGTTAGCGTCACCAGTGTTTCTGCGGCGACGCTGCCCAATTCTATTCGTCCACCTTCTGCGGTGAGGTTGCCGCCTTCTAGTGCTAGATTACCGCCCAACAGTGCTAAGGTTTGACCGGCTGCCACCTGAAGTCCAACAGGCCGGTTATCCCTGATGGTGGCAAAAGTCTCTGGATCGTAACTGAGATTGTTACCTGGCCCCTGTACCGCAATATTTCCGGGATTTGGCCCCATCTGCAAGCCCACCGGCACACTCACGGTTAATAAAGGCGTGGTTTGAGGTGATGTCGCATTAAATTGTGTGCCATCAGCAAAGTTAATTAGACTTGCTGTACTGGCTAAAAATGAGCCACCAATATTTAATGCAGCATTCGGGCCAAAGATAATTCCGTTCGGATTAATTAAAAATAAATTAGCCGTGCCGTTGGCTTGAATTAACCCATCAATATTAGAGATCGAGCCACCCGTTACCCTTGTCAGGATGTTTTGAATACCGGCAGCGTTATTAAAGAACGCAGTGCCGTTTGTTGGGATAGAAAATTGTTGAAAGCTATGAAATAAATTGGTGCCGGCACTCGTTCCGCCTTCAATCACACTGGTATTTCCCTGTGGAGTAACAGTAGAATTCACCGGCAACGTTGCATCCGGGACAATTTGCGCTTTTACTTGATCAGATAAACTGATAAAAGTCAATAAGAAAAAATAACTAGAATATCTGAGGAAATGAGTTAATTTGTCACTACATATGAGTTTATTGGTCATGGCATTGCTGTGGGATGAATCGGGGATTTTGAGGAGTGGTTGCCGGCACCTGTGCGATGAGTTCCACTTGCCCTTTGGAATTTATTATCCATCCTTGTGCTTCAGTAAGTTGAGGATTAAGAGTTGAGGCAACCTTGTTGGGCGCAGCAGTGAGCGAGGAATTGTCTGATTCTCCCCGGTTTGAGAACTGCCCTAGAGCCGGTCTTAAATCAATCCAAGTCGCTTCATCCGCAATTGCTTCATAAGGATTCGGCGGCAAACCCCCTCTGCCGGTGACGGTGAATTCGCTTTGTTCCTTATCCTGCTGGCAGGTGGAAGCTATCAAGCGCGTCGCATCAACCGGCGCTTCAGGTAATTTCAATAATCCTGAAGTGGGATCAACTTCGGGAGTGTTGATACTAACGGTGCCACTGAGCGAAGAATCTGCACCCGTAGCCGTGATGTCGCTGGTGGCATCGCTTGCTTGTTCTCGGAATTCGGTTCCGAAGATACTTTGAGCGTCAATCGTCACTGTACCCCCCTGAGATTGCTCGGAATTAGCGCTGATATCACTATTTTCTAGGGCCGCGATCACATCGGTGTCGAGGGTGATATTGCCGCCGATAGCGGTGCCGGTGGCGTTGGTGGTGATGCTGCTATTGCGGCGCAGGATTAGCAAATTTGTGGAAACATTGATGTCGCCTTGACTGCCCGATCCAGTTTCAGCAACCAGGCTTGCTTGATTATCGAGCAGGATTGTGTCTGCCATGACAGTAAGCGTACCCGGTGAGAACTCTCCTTGACCACTGACACTGATTTGTGAGCCATCCGAGATTGTTAATTGGCCGGCAATAATCGTCAAGTCTCCAGCATTGCCACTGCCTATCGTTTCAGATGTTATAACCGCTCCATCCGAGAGAATTAACCGGCCTGTTTCTACTGTCAAGTTGCCCCCATTGCCGGTGGCTTCTGAATCGACAAGCGTCTCAAACTGGCTCCCATTCCCAGAGCCATTTAACCCGCTCAAAGTTACTGATTCAGTGGCTCGAACCGTCACATTGCCGGCATTGCCTTGAGCTTCAGTTGAAGAGGAAATGACGGCTCCATCCAAGAGGGTTAACCGGCCTGTTTCTACGATGAGATCGCCTGAATTGCCGGTGGCTTCTGGATTTGGCCCGACTCCAGCCTGCAAAATGCTGGAACCTCCAGAGCCATCTAACCCGCTCAAGGTTACTGATTCTGTGGCGCGAACTATCAGGCTGCCGGCATCACCTTGACCTTCAGTTGTGGCGGAGATGAAGGCTCCATCCATGAGGGTTAATCGGCCTGTTTCTATGGTGAGATCGCCTGAATTGCCGATGCCTTCTGGCCCAGGGCCGGTCTGCACATTGCTGGGAAAGCCAGAGCCATCTAACCCGCTCAAGGTCACTGATTCTGTTGCACGAATCGTTAGGCTGCCGGCATCACCTTGACCTTCAGTTGTGGCGGAGATGAAAGCCCCATCCAAGAGTGTTAACCGGCCTGTTTCTACGGTGAGCGTGCCTGAATTGCCGGTGGCTTCTGAATCGACTCCAGCCCCCAACCTGCTGGCATCTCCTGAGCCATCTAACCCGCTCATGGTCACTGATTCTGTGGCGCGAATTATTAGATCACCTGCATCGCCTTGACCTTCTGTTGTGGCAGAGATGGCGGCCCCATCCATGAGGGTTAATCGGCCTGTTTCTAGGATGAGATCGCCTGAATTGCCGATGGCTTCTGAATCGACTCCAGCCTGCAAAATGCTGGAACCTCCTGAGCCATCTAACCCGCTCATGGTCACTGATTCTGTGGCGCGAATCGTTAGGTTACCCGCATCACCTTGACCTTCAGTTGTGGCGGAGATGAAGGCTCCATCCAAGAGCGTTAACCGGCCTGTTTCTACGATGAGATCGCCTGAATTGCCGATGGCTTCTTGCCCAGGGCCGGTCTGCACATTGCTGGGATCTTCTGAGCCATCTAACCCACTCAAGGTTACTGATTCTGTGGCGCGAATCGTTAGGTTGCCGGCATCGCCTTGACCACGGGTTGTGGCGGAGATAACGGCTCCATCCAAGAGGGTTAACTGGCCTGTTTCTATGGTGAGATCGCCTGAATTGCCGGTGGCTTCTGAATTGACTTCAGCAAACAAACCACTTCCCCTCCCAGACGCATTTAACCCACTTAAACTCACCGATTCAGTCGCGCGAACTGTCAGGTTCCCTCCATCGCCTTGACCGCGAGTGGAAGAGGAAAGAAAGGCTCCATCCAAGAGCGCTAACTGGGCTGTTTCTACGGTGAGAGTGCCGGCATTTTCCGTGGCACTCGGAAAGACTTCTGCTATTACAGCACTCGGAAAACTTAATGGATTAGAACCGCTTAATTCCACGTTTTCCGAGGCGCGTAAAGTCACATCTCCCCCAGGTTGGTTTCTCAACGTCAACGCCACGATCGCTGAACCTTCGGTTAGGAAGATTGATCTTCCTTGCAGTTGGATCTCGCCCCCACCGTCGCTGCTAGCATCTAAAGAGGCGGCTGCTTTTAAGGCAATATCTCGGAACTCCCCGACTTCTGAATATCCAAACGCCCAACCCGTGTCTGTCGAAGTCAAACGAACTGTGCTGTTCTCCGCTACACTGCCGAGTTCAACGTGACCCCCGCCTGTGGTGAGATTTCCCCCAATTAGCTCGATTTCACCGCCGACCAGCGCTAAGGTTTTATCCTGAACCTGTAAGCCAGCCGGTCTATTTTCCCGTCGTAATGCCCGTGTTTCTGGATCTTGGCTCAGGTTATTTCCTGGCCCTTGCACAACGATTTTGCCGGGATCTGACCCCATCTGCAAACCCACCGGCACACTCACCGTTAGTAATGGAGTTTGAGGAGTGAGCGCACTAAATTGTGTGCCATCGGCAAAATTTACATGACTCGCGGTACTTGCTAAAAATGATCCCCCAATATTTAAGGAAGCATTCGGGCCAAATATAATTCCGTTGGGATTAATTAGAAATAAATTGGCGGTGCCATTGGCTTTTATTAATCCATTAATATTAGAAATTGAGCTTCCCGTAACTCGACTAAAAATATTCTGAATATTGAGAGAATTGTTAAATAAAGCCGTACCGTTGGTTGAAATTGAAAATTCTCGAAAGCTATGAAATAAATTTGTGCCGGCACTCGTTCCGCCTTCAATAACACTGGTATTCCCTTGTGGGGTAACGGTAGAATTCACCGGCAACGTTGCATCCGGGACAATTTGCGCTTTTACTTGGGCAGATAAACCCAAATAAGTCAATAGGAGATAATAACTAAAATATCTGAGAAAATAAATTGATTTGTCACAACATATTCGTTGATTGGTCATGGCACTGCTGTGGAATGAATTGGGGAGTTTGAGGGGTGAGTGCCGGCACCTGTGCGACGAGTTCCACTTGCCCTTTTGAATTAATTATCCATCCTTGTGCTTCAATCAGTTGAGGACTGGTCACTATTGAGTCTTGGCTATTGCCGGCAATTCTTGTCTGTTCCTTTATTGCAGAATTCGCTCGTTCCCCGGCAATTGGTCTTAAATCAATCCAAGTGGCTTCATCCGCAATTGCTTCATAAGGATTCGGGGGTAAACCGCCTCTGCCGGTGACACTGAATTCGCTTTGTTCCTTACCTCGCCGGCAGGTAGAAGCAACTAATTGGGTTGCATCCACAGGCGTTTCGGGTAAGTTTAGTAATCCTTGAGTGGGGTCAACATCAGGGGTATTGACACTCACGCTCCCACTTAAGGAAGAATTCGCTCCAGTGGCGGTGATGTCACTACTCGGAAGTAAGAAAGGATCTAACAGAAGCGGATCAGTGGTGTTGAGCAAACGTTCAAGATCTTCGCGAGTACGAAACACAGAACCAAAATTAGCTTGAGCATTGATGGTGACAGTTCCCCCTTGAGCTTGCTGAGAATTAGCTCTAATGTCACTATTTTCTAAAGCCGCAAGAATGTCGGTGTTGATATTAATATTGCCGCCCGTTGCGGTGCCAAACGCATCGCTGATGATAGCACTGCCACCACGCAGAATTAATAGTTGAGCATTAAGATTGATGTTACCTTGATTGCCAGATTCAGTTTGTGCCAACAAACCAGCATTATTATCCAGCAGAACATTTTCTGCGTTAACAGTCAGAGTGCCGGCAGAAAAACCACCCCTAGCACCTACGCTGAGTAGCGAGCCATCTTTTAATGTTAACTGCTTAGCATCAATTTCTAAGTTTCCAGCATTGCCATTACCAATTGTTTCAGATGTGATGGCGGCGCCATCCAAAAGCGTTAACTGACCTGTTCGTACTGTTAGGCTGCCGGCATCCCCAATGGCTTCTGAACCGACAACTGCCTGTAAGTTGCTGCCAAACCCAGAGGCACTTAATCCGCTTAAGGTCACCGATTCCGTGGCGCGAACAGTCAAGTTACCCCCATTGCCTTGACCCAATGTTGAGGAGATGATGCGGGCACCATCCAAAAGGTTTAACTGAGCTGTTTCTATTGTTAAATTGCCGGCATCCCCAATGGCTTCTGAATCAACCCTCGTCTGTAAATTGCTGCCAAACCCAGAGGCACTTAATCCGCTTAAGGTCACCGATTCCGTGGCACGAACGGTCAAGTTACCCCCATTGCCTTGACCCAATGTTGACGAGGAGATGCTGGCACCATCCAAAAGGTTTAACTGAGCGGTTTCTACTGTCAAATTACCGGCATCCCCAGTGGCTTGTGGACCGACAACAGCCGTATTTAAATTGCTGGCAGTCCCAGAGGCAGTTAACCCGCTTAAAGTTACCGATTCCGTGGCCCAAATTGTCAAGTTACCCCCATTGCCTTGACCCGATGTTGAGGAGATGATACTGGCACCATCCAAAAGGGTTAACCGACCTGTTCGTACTGTTAGGCTGCCGGCATCCCCAGTGGCTTTTGAACCGACTCTCGTCTGTAAATTGCTGACAATCCCAAAGGCATCTAACCCGCTTAAGGTCACCGATTCTGTAGCGCTAACTGTCAAGTTACCCCCATTGCCTTGAGCCAATGTTGACGAGGAGATGCTGGCGCCATCCAAAAGCGTTAACTGAGCTGTTTCTACGGTTAGGCTGCCGGCATCCCCAAAGGCTTCTGAACCGACAGCCGTATTTAAATTGCTGCCAAACCCAAAGGCATTTAACCCGCTTAAGGTCACCGATTCCGTGGCGCTAACTGTCAAGTTCCCCCCATTGCCTTGACCCAATGTTGACGAGGAGATGCTGGCACCATCCGAAAGGTTTAACTGAGCGGTTTCTACTGTTAGGCTGCCGGCATCCCCAGTGGCTTTTGGACCGACGACATCCGTCTGTAAATTGCTGCCAATTCCA from Microcoleus sp. FACHB-68 includes:
- a CDS encoding filamentous hemagglutinin N-terminal domain-containing protein; its protein translation is MTNQRICCDKSIYFLRYFSYYLLLTYLGLSAQVKAQIVPDATLPVNSTVTPQGNTSVIEGGTSAGTNLFHSFREFSISTNGTALFNNSLNIQNIFSRVTGSSISNINGLIKANGTANLFLINPNGIIFGPNASLNIGGSFLASTASHVNFADGTQFSALTPQTPLLTVSVPVGLQMGSDPGKIVVQGPGNNLSQDPETRALRRENRPAGLQVQDKTLALVGGEIELIGGNLTTGGGHVELGSVAENSTVRLTSTDTGWAFGYSEVGEFRDIALKAAASLDASSDGGGEIQLQGRSIFLTEGSAIVALTLRNQPGGDVTLRASENVELSGSNPLSFPSAVIAEVFPSATENAGTLTVETAQLALLDGAFLSSSTRGQGDGGNLTVRATESVSLSGLNASGRGSGLFAEVNSEATGNSGDLTIETGQLTLLDGAVISATTRGQGDAGNLTIRATESVTLSGLDGSEDPSNVQTGPGQEAIGNSGDLIVETGRLTLLDGAFISATTEGQGDAGNLTIRATESVTMSGLDGSGGSSILQAGVDSEAIGNSGDLILETGRLTLMDGAAISATTEGQGDAGDLIIRATESVTMSGLDGSGDASRLGAGVDSEATGNSGTLTVETGRLTLLDGAFISATTEGQGDAGSLTIRATESVTLSGLDGSGFPSNVQTGPGPEGIGNSGDLTIETGRLTLMDGAFISATTEGQGDAGSLIVRATESVTLSGLDGSGGSSILQAGVGPNPEATGNSGDLIVETGRLTLLDGAVISSSTEAQGNAGNVTVRATESVTLSGLNGSGNGSQFETLVDSEATGNGGNLTVETGRLILSDGAVITSETIGSGNAGDLTIIAGQLTISDGSQISVSGQGEFSPGTLTVMADTILLDNQASLVAETGSGSQGDINVSTNLLILRRNSSITTNATGTAIGGNITLDTDVIAALENSDISANSEQSQGGTVTIDAQSIFGTEFREQASDATSDITATGADSSLSGTVSINTPEVDPTSGLLKLPEAPVDATRLIASTCQQDKEQSEFTVTGRGGLPPNPYEAIADEATWIDLRPALGQFSNRGESDNSSLTAAPNKVASTLNPQLTEAQGWIINSKGQVELIAQVPATTPQNPRFIPQQCHDQ